In Fusarium oxysporum f. sp. lycopersici 4287 chromosome 2, whole genome shotgun sequence, a genomic segment contains:
- a CDS encoding kinesin family member 18/19 — protein MAVMGASAAAGQNSITVAVRVRPFTIREAAQLQKNDDGTLFLGDGSLAAAPTPKLHQRGIRNVIKVVDDRCLVFDPPEDSPVQKFSRSVLPSSKKVKDQVFAFDRVFDENTTQSDVYEGTTRTLLDSVLDGYNATVFAYGATGCGKTHTITGTSQHPGIIFMTMQELFEKIEERSQDKVTDLSLSYLEIYNETIRDLLVPGGSRGGLMLREDSNQAVTVSGLTSHHPKDVQEVMDMIVQGNEYRTVSPTEANATSSRSHAVLQINIAQKDRSAGASEPHTMATLSIIDLAGSERASVTKNRGERLTEGANINKSLLALGSCINALCDRRQKQHVPYRNSKLTRLLKFSLGGNCKTVMIVCVSPSSAHFDETQNTLRYANRAKNIQTKVTRNVFNVNRHVKDFLVKIDEQMALINELKAQQKDAEAMFFVKFRKQCDKRDAMAREGIQRLRTAYENSAPERQERITNMKRLKAFERRIGMLSGWIAAFDTVCDERGDEDAMPENLVAIRRTAQGILVELENSRHHIHQKLEKSAWDRAIDTALSHSLQQLQGTEGADNGEADNLTREAELIKANFNREAYGEVLEQDKAGDAAMIQMLLTAQFDILASLSDTLGMDEEEAVAHAKEMINRLLQTGFTAAGQVVKPDGSMPVVEVFSPSKRGTPKRKKAIAMHIKPVSAPNFMPAHSDHAPVSPMKGSPRRRKVLGASKKGVSFTPVKAKKKGGVRWRDDETEEGTLEDFSKTPQKYNSSPAIPSPEKPIVAPIMPSYLEPETSTVEESSPSLEIPEASSLGAKPSRFQAGFLSKGPRHSLADGSPKAPTMTLKLEASPDIQRTPPLRSLDVTKSGNFSPSPSGLGIPRAIRRLPTIHDENNPPGSGSDSETSTIDARKLQTALRTAMKEKARRASIMAGTTASSTKRVSSMGSLPERTGPRPSLPAALASSANGISRLRRGSAERRRSPPMACSPNDFKIDMALTPGQARRMNMNNTVTRMEGPGSSPQGGMAGSAPRRITIGTGGGAAHRRQDSRGYTLR, from the exons ATGGCTGTCATGGGcgcttcagctgctgctgggcAGAATTCCATTACTGTTGCTG TTCGAGTTCGACCTTTTACGATTCGAGAAGCTGCGCAACT ACAAAAGAACGATGACGGAACCCTTTTCCTCGGCGATGGCTCCCTCGCCGCCGCGCCTACACCAAAGCTGCACCAACGCGGCATTCGAAACGTTATCAAGGTTGTCGATGATCGTTGTTT AGTCTTTGATCCTCCCGAGGACAGCCCCGTACAGAAATTCTCCCGTTCAGTCCTGCCCTCATCGAAGAAGGTCAAAGATCAAGTCTTTGCTTTCGACCGCGTCTTCGACGAAAACACAACACAGTCCGATGTATATGAAGGCACTACTCGAACCCTCCTCGATAGCGTGCTCGATGGCTACAATGCGACCGTTTTCGCCTACGGCGCTACAGGCTGCGGAAAGACACATACCATCACTGGTACATCGCAACATCCCGGTATTATCTTCATGACCATGCAGGAACTGTTTGAGAAAATTGAGGAGCGCAGCCAAGACAAGGTGACCGATCTGAGTCTGAGCTACCTTGAGATTTACAACGAGACCATTCGTGATCTGTTGGTTCCTGGTGGGAGCAGGGGTGGATTGATGCTCAGGGAGGACAGCAACCAGGCTGTGACTGTGTCTGGATTGACGAGTCATCACCCCAAGGATGTCCAGGAGGTTATGGACATGATTGTCCAAGGAAACGAATATCGCACAGTTTCGCCTACCGAGGCCAACGCTACTTCTTCCCGATCACACGCCGTTCTTCAGATCAACATCGCTCAAAAGGACCGATCAGCCGGTGCCAGCGAGCCTCACACCATGGCTACCCTCAGCATTATCGATCTTGCTGGTTCCGAACGAGCATCCGTTACCAAGAACCGCGGCGAGCGTCTCACTGAAGGtgccaacatcaacaaatccctcctcgccctcggAAGCTGCATCAACGCCCTCTGCGACCGCCGACAAAAGCAGCACGTTCCCTACCGAAACAGCAAGCTTACCCGACTGCTCAAGTTCTCCCTCGGTGGCAACTGCAAGACCGTCATGATTGTCTGTGTATCGCCATCGAGCGCCCATTTCGACGAGACACAAAACACCCTTCGATATGCCAACCGGGCCAAGAACATCCAGACCAAGGTGACGCGCAACGTCTTCAACGTTAACCGCCACGTCAAAGACTTCTTGGTTAAGATCGACGAACAGATGGCTTTGATCAACGAGCTCAAGGCCCAGCAGAAGGACGCCGAGGCTATGTTCTTTGTCAAGTTCCGAAAGCAATGCGACAAGAGGGATGCCATGGCTCGGGAAGGAATTCAGCGATTGCGCACCGCCTACGAGAACTCTGCTCCTGAGCGTCAAGAGCGTATCACCAACATGAAGCGTCTCAAGGCTTTCGAGCGCCGCATTGGTATGCTGTCCGGATGGATTGCTGCATTTGATACTGTTTGTGACGAACGAGGAGACGAAGATGCGATGCCCGAGAACCTTGTCGCCATCCGAAGGACGGCTCAAGGTATCCTTGTTGAGTTAGAGAACAGCCGACACCATATCCACCAGAAGCTGGAGAAGTCTGCATGGGACCGAGCCATCGACACAGCTCTGTCGCACAGCTTGCAACAACTCCAAGGTACCGAGGGTGCTGACAACGGAGAAGCCGACAACTTGACCCGCGAAGCTGAGCTGATCAAGGCCAACTTCAACCGCGAAGCCTACGGGGAAGTCTTGGAGCAGGACaaggctggtgatgctgcCATGATTCAAATGCTCCTCACGGCGCAGTTCGACATTCTCGCATCACTTTCCGATACGCTCGGcatggatgaggaagaagccgTCGCTCATGCGAAGGAGATGATTAACCGTCTCCTCCAAACCGGCTTCACAGCTGCCGGTCAGGTCGTCAAGCCTGATGGTTCGATGCCCGTTGTCGAAGTCTTCTCGCCCAGCAAGCGAGGCACACCCAAGCGCAAGAAGGCCATTGCGATGCACATCAAGCCTGTTTCGGCTCCCAACTTTATGCCCGCGCATAGCGACCACGCTCCTGTCAGCCCCATGAAGGGATCCCCACGAAGACGTAAGGTGTTGGGAGCCTCCAAGAAGGGCGTCAGCTTCACGCCAGTGAAGgctaagaagaagggtgGAGTCCGATGGAGGGATGATGAGACGGAGGAGGGCACATTGGAGGACTTTTCGAAAACTCCTCAGAAGTACAACTCCTCCCCTGCGATTCCCTCACCCGAGAAGCCAATCGTCGCACCTATCATGCCTTCATACCTCGAGCCCGAGACATCAACAGTCGAGGAGTCAAGCCCCAGTCTCGAAATTCCCGAGGCTAGCAGCTTGGGTGCGAAGCCTAGCAGGTTCCAGGCCGGTTTCCTTTCCAAGGGACCTAGACATTCCCTTGCTGATGGATCACCCAAAGCACCCACCATGACCCTCAAGCTCGAAGCTTCACCCGATATCCAACGAACACCGCCCCTGCGATCTCTGGATGTCACTAAGAGTGGCAATTTctcaccatcgccatcagGTCTCGGTATTCCTAGAGCGATTAGACGACTTCCCACGATACACGATGAGAACAACCCTCCCGGATCTGGATCTGATTCCGAGACGAGCACTATCGATGCCCGAAAGCTTCAGACCGCCCTCCGAACCGccatgaaggagaaggctcGTAGAGCGAGCATCATGGCTGGTACAACAGCATCCAGCACCAAGCGAGTATCGTCGATGGGATCCTTGCCTGAGCGTACCGGACCCAGGCCTAGTCTGCCTGCGGCCCTCGCCAGCAGCGCCAACGGTATCTCTCGACTCCGCCGAGGTAGCGCTGAGAGGAGACGAAGCCCCCCGATGGCGTGCTCCCCCAACGACTTCAAGATAGACATGGCTCTGACACCTGGTCAAGCTAGACGCATGAACATGAACAACACAGTCACTCGAATGGAAGGCCCTGGATCAAGTCCCCAGGGTGGCATGGCGGGCAGTGCGCCGCGACGAATTACCATTGGTACGGGAGGCGGAGCTGCTCATCGCCGACAGGACAGCAGAGGCTACACCTTGCGATGA
- a CDS encoding kinesin family member 18/19 — protein MTMQELFEKIEERSQDKVTDLSLSYLEIYNETIRDLLVPGGSRGGLMLREDSNQAVTVSGLTSHHPKDVQEVMDMIVQGNEYRTVSPTEANATSSRSHAVLQINIAQKDRSAGASEPHTMATLSIIDLAGSERASVTKNRGERLTEGANINKSLLALGSCINALCDRRQKQHVPYRNSKLTRLLKFSLGGNCKTVMIVCVSPSSAHFDETQNTLRYANRAKNIQTKVTRNVFNVNRHVKDFLVKIDEQMALINELKAQQKDAEAMFFVKFRKQCDKRDAMAREGIQRLRTAYENSAPERQERITNMKRLKAFERRIGMLSGWIAAFDTVCDERGDEDAMPENLVAIRRTAQGILVELENSRHHIHQKLEKSAWDRAIDTALSHSLQQLQGTEGADNGEADNLTREAELIKANFNREAYGEVLEQDKAGDAAMIQMLLTAQFDILASLSDTLGMDEEEAVAHAKEMINRLLQTGFTAAGQVVKPDGSMPVVEVFSPSKRGTPKRKKAIAMHIKPVSAPNFMPAHSDHAPVSPMKGSPRRRKVLGASKKGVSFTPVKAKKKGGVRWRDDETEEGTLEDFSKTPQKYNSSPAIPSPEKPIVAPIMPSYLEPETSTVEESSPSLEIPEASSLGAKPSRFQAGFLSKGPRHSLADGSPKAPTMTLKLEASPDIQRTPPLRSLDVTKSGNFSPSPSGLGIPRAIRRLPTIHDENNPPGSGSDSETSTIDARKLQTALRTAMKEKARRASIMAGTTASSTKRVSSMGSLPERTGPRPSLPAALASSANGISRLRRGSAERRRSPPMACSPNDFKIDMALTPGQARRMNMNNTVTRMEGPGSSPQGGMAGSAPRRITIGTGGGAAHRRQDSRGYTLR, from the coding sequence ATGACCATGCAGGAACTGTTTGAGAAAATTGAGGAGCGCAGCCAAGACAAGGTGACCGATCTGAGTCTGAGCTACCTTGAGATTTACAACGAGACCATTCGTGATCTGTTGGTTCCTGGTGGGAGCAGGGGTGGATTGATGCTCAGGGAGGACAGCAACCAGGCTGTGACTGTGTCTGGATTGACGAGTCATCACCCCAAGGATGTCCAGGAGGTTATGGACATGATTGTCCAAGGAAACGAATATCGCACAGTTTCGCCTACCGAGGCCAACGCTACTTCTTCCCGATCACACGCCGTTCTTCAGATCAACATCGCTCAAAAGGACCGATCAGCCGGTGCCAGCGAGCCTCACACCATGGCTACCCTCAGCATTATCGATCTTGCTGGTTCCGAACGAGCATCCGTTACCAAGAACCGCGGCGAGCGTCTCACTGAAGGtgccaacatcaacaaatccctcctcgccctcggAAGCTGCATCAACGCCCTCTGCGACCGCCGACAAAAGCAGCACGTTCCCTACCGAAACAGCAAGCTTACCCGACTGCTCAAGTTCTCCCTCGGTGGCAACTGCAAGACCGTCATGATTGTCTGTGTATCGCCATCGAGCGCCCATTTCGACGAGACACAAAACACCCTTCGATATGCCAACCGGGCCAAGAACATCCAGACCAAGGTGACGCGCAACGTCTTCAACGTTAACCGCCACGTCAAAGACTTCTTGGTTAAGATCGACGAACAGATGGCTTTGATCAACGAGCTCAAGGCCCAGCAGAAGGACGCCGAGGCTATGTTCTTTGTCAAGTTCCGAAAGCAATGCGACAAGAGGGATGCCATGGCTCGGGAAGGAATTCAGCGATTGCGCACCGCCTACGAGAACTCTGCTCCTGAGCGTCAAGAGCGTATCACCAACATGAAGCGTCTCAAGGCTTTCGAGCGCCGCATTGGTATGCTGTCCGGATGGATTGCTGCATTTGATACTGTTTGTGACGAACGAGGAGACGAAGATGCGATGCCCGAGAACCTTGTCGCCATCCGAAGGACGGCTCAAGGTATCCTTGTTGAGTTAGAGAACAGCCGACACCATATCCACCAGAAGCTGGAGAAGTCTGCATGGGACCGAGCCATCGACACAGCTCTGTCGCACAGCTTGCAACAACTCCAAGGTACCGAGGGTGCTGACAACGGAGAAGCCGACAACTTGACCCGCGAAGCTGAGCTGATCAAGGCCAACTTCAACCGCGAAGCCTACGGGGAAGTCTTGGAGCAGGACaaggctggtgatgctgcCATGATTCAAATGCTCCTCACGGCGCAGTTCGACATTCTCGCATCACTTTCCGATACGCTCGGcatggatgaggaagaagccgTCGCTCATGCGAAGGAGATGATTAACCGTCTCCTCCAAACCGGCTTCACAGCTGCCGGTCAGGTCGTCAAGCCTGATGGTTCGATGCCCGTTGTCGAAGTCTTCTCGCCCAGCAAGCGAGGCACACCCAAGCGCAAGAAGGCCATTGCGATGCACATCAAGCCTGTTTCGGCTCCCAACTTTATGCCCGCGCATAGCGACCACGCTCCTGTCAGCCCCATGAAGGGATCCCCACGAAGACGTAAGGTGTTGGGAGCCTCCAAGAAGGGCGTCAGCTTCACGCCAGTGAAGgctaagaagaagggtgGAGTCCGATGGAGGGATGATGAGACGGAGGAGGGCACATTGGAGGACTTTTCGAAAACTCCTCAGAAGTACAACTCCTCCCCTGCGATTCCCTCACCCGAGAAGCCAATCGTCGCACCTATCATGCCTTCATACCTCGAGCCCGAGACATCAACAGTCGAGGAGTCAAGCCCCAGTCTCGAAATTCCCGAGGCTAGCAGCTTGGGTGCGAAGCCTAGCAGGTTCCAGGCCGGTTTCCTTTCCAAGGGACCTAGACATTCCCTTGCTGATGGATCACCCAAAGCACCCACCATGACCCTCAAGCTCGAAGCTTCACCCGATATCCAACGAACACCGCCCCTGCGATCTCTGGATGTCACTAAGAGTGGCAATTTctcaccatcgccatcagGTCTCGGTATTCCTAGAGCGATTAGACGACTTCCCACGATACACGATGAGAACAACCCTCCCGGATCTGGATCTGATTCCGAGACGAGCACTATCGATGCCCGAAAGCTTCAGACCGCCCTCCGAACCGccatgaaggagaaggctcGTAGAGCGAGCATCATGGCTGGTACAACAGCATCCAGCACCAAGCGAGTATCGTCGATGGGATCCTTGCCTGAGCGTACCGGACCCAGGCCTAGTCTGCCTGCGGCCCTCGCCAGCAGCGCCAACGGTATCTCTCGACTCCGCCGAGGTAGCGCTGAGAGGAGACGAAGCCCCCCGATGGCGTGCTCCCCCAACGACTTCAAGATAGACATGGCTCTGACACCTGGTCAAGCTAGACGCATGAACATGAACAACACAGTCACTCGAATGGAAGGCCCTGGATCAAGTCCCCAGGGTGGCATGGCGGGCAGTGCGCCGCGACGAATTACCATTGGTACGGGAGGCGGAGCTGCTCATCGCCGACAGGACAGCAGAGGCTACACCTTGCGATGA